One segment of candidate division KSB1 bacterium DNA contains the following:
- a CDS encoding Nif3-like dinuclear metal center hexameric protein encodes MALRDEIILFLNDYLQVDQFKDYGPNGLQVEGKNKVERIVTGVSASAELFTKAAAKGADMIIVHHGILWEKNSLVIKGGFRRRIELLLGDEITLLAYHLPLDKHPQIGNNALAASALGVEALQEFAEVGLQGKVHPIPFAEFQAKVRAYYGTEPLVFSYGPERVERIGICSGGAPRSIVEAIDCGLDVYITGEASEATLHLAKEGRIHFIAAGHYATEKPGIRALGDLVAKQFGVQVEFIDIPNPV; translated from the coding sequence ATGGCGCTTCGCGATGAAATTATTCTTTTTTTAAACGATTACCTGCAGGTCGATCAATTCAAAGATTATGGGCCGAACGGTCTGCAGGTTGAAGGCAAAAATAAAGTCGAACGCATTGTGACCGGAGTATCGGCATCCGCCGAACTGTTTACCAAGGCTGCGGCAAAAGGGGCGGACATGATCATCGTTCATCACGGTATTCTGTGGGAAAAGAATAGTCTGGTCATCAAGGGCGGATTTCGGCGTCGCATAGAGCTGTTGCTTGGCGATGAGATAACTCTGCTGGCTTACCATTTGCCATTGGACAAACATCCGCAGATCGGCAACAATGCCCTGGCGGCGTCGGCTTTGGGAGTCGAAGCCTTGCAGGAATTTGCCGAGGTCGGGCTGCAGGGAAAGGTTCACCCGATTCCTTTTGCCGAGTTCCAAGCAAAAGTACGGGCATACTATGGCACTGAGCCGTTGGTCTTTTCCTATGGGCCGGAACGGGTCGAACGCATCGGCATTTGTTCGGGCGGCGCGCCCCGTTCGATCGTCGAGGCGATTGACTGCGGCTTGGATGTTTACATTACCGGCGAAGCCTCGGAGGCTACGCTGCATCTGGCAAAGGAAGGCAGGATTCATTTCATCGCTGCCGGACATTACGCAACGGAAAAGCCGGGAATCCGTGCCCTTGGTGATCTGGTTGCGAAACAGTTCGGTGTGCAGGTAGAGTTTATCGATATCCCTAATCCCGTCTAA
- a CDS encoding geranylgeranylglycerol-phosphate geranylgeranyltransferase: MAAHIADASKTGRSVWFAALSAALITAAANAINDYFDIEIDRINRPNRPLPSGKIERSEALWFAAIFFFLGIALSFGINRAAVVLVIVASLLLIVYSPFFKRMVLLGNLLVSLTTAMAMFYGGVAAGSPRKAIVPAIFAFFVHFAREIIKDMEDIEGDSRFAAMTLPVRHGNEPAKLLATVVLLDLIAFSFFPFALGLYGRWYLYIVLVIDLIFAGIIIALWLTSRRKALACMSVLLKLCMVLGLFAIYAGRWN, encoded by the coding sequence TTGGCTGCCCATATAGCCGATGCCTCGAAAACGGGTAGGTCGGTTTGGTTCGCTGCGTTGTCTGCCGCTTTGATAACGGCAGCCGCCAATGCGATCAATGACTATTTTGATATTGAAATCGACCGTATCAACCGGCCTAATCGACCCCTGCCGAGCGGCAAGATCGAGCGGTCCGAAGCTCTCTGGTTCGCCGCTATTTTCTTTTTTCTCGGTATTGCCTTAAGCTTCGGCATTAACCGCGCAGCCGTTGTTTTGGTCATTGTTGCTTCATTGCTCCTCATCGTCTATAGCCCCTTTTTCAAGCGCATGGTCTTGTTGGGAAATTTGTTGGTCAGTCTGACGACGGCGATGGCCATGTTTTACGGCGGAGTTGCCGCAGGTTCCCCAAGAAAAGCCATCGTGCCGGCGATTTTTGCCTTTTTCGTACATTTTGCCAGGGAAATCATAAAGGACATGGAGGATATCGAAGGCGACAGTCGTTTTGCGGCCATGACGTTGCCCGTCCGTCATGGAAATGAACCGGCCAAGCTGTTGGCTACCGTCGTACTGCTGGACTTGATCGCCTTTTCTTTTTTCCCTTTTGCTTTGGGACTTTACGGACGATGGTATTTGTATATTGTGTTGGTAATCGACTTGATTTTCGCAGGCATCATTATCGCCCTTTGGCTGACCTCCCGAAGAAAAGCGCTCGCCTGCATGAGCGTACTGCTCAAGCTTTGTATGGTTTTGGGGTTGTTTGCCATTTATGCAGGCAGGTGGAACTAG
- a CDS encoding Maf family protein has protein sequence MNDIEQKLFSQKLVLASQSPRRAQLLHLMGFDFEIIPSRFDEDSVRVDDPVEHVRLLSQAKAQQVAAQVERGIVIGADTVVVLNGEILGKPRDEEEARMMLRRLAGRSHQVYTGFALVDRPSNRTITDYEMTTVHFRPLADWEIDRYVRTQSPFDKAGAYGIQDQSAIFADRIEGCFYNVVGFPLTRFYTAMMRFISEEESRL, from the coding sequence ATGAATGACATCGAACAAAAGCTTTTTTCGCAAAAACTTGTCTTGGCCTCGCAGTCACCCCGTCGGGCACAGCTGCTGCACCTTATGGGATTCGATTTTGAGATCATTCCCAGCCGGTTCGACGAGGATTCGGTGCGGGTGGACGATCCTGTCGAACATGTGCGTCTGCTTTCCCAGGCCAAAGCGCAGCAGGTGGCTGCGCAAGTGGAGCGGGGGATCGTCATCGGCGCCGATACGGTCGTGGTGCTCAACGGCGAAATTTTGGGCAAGCCGCGGGATGAAGAGGAAGCCCGTATGATGCTGCGGCGTTTGGCGGGACGTTCGCACCAAGTCTATACCGGCTTTGCGCTGGTCGATCGTCCAAGCAATCGAACCATCACCGATTATGAGATGACGACCGTGCACTTTCGGCCTTTGGCTGATTGGGAAATCGATCGGTATGTGCGAACACAGAGTCCGTTCGACAAAGCCGGTGCTTACGGCATTCAAGATCAGAGCGCGATTTTTGCCGATCGCATCGAAGGATGCTTTTACAACGTCGTCGGCTTTCCGCTCACCCGGTTCTATACGGCCATGATGCGCTTTATCTCTGAGGAGGAAAGCCGTTTATGA
- a CDS encoding CehA/McbA family metallohydrolase: MIPISKAFVLLPFLGYAEVHYRLFGLPSRYFMREPEIIADVPFRVRAGQPLPVLLMVKDADRYPVELIRLAVRAGFDDGQSILVYDQELGHSVHEPFLHRLFFCTLPLQRRGRVYVDVAIDYIVEGKKRRCFNDNYRLTSHNPFVVTIDENAWPRLPNWKLGETHCHSYFSNDQVEFGPPLAALPTIARALELDFIAVTDHSYDLDDRVDDYLRNDPELPKWRELQKTVERLNRGEPEVLFIPGEELSVGNHRGRNVHLLLYADPEFYVGTGDGAERFLRNKPEYSLQEVLDRLAPHALAIAAHPQTKPPLLQKLLLRRGHWSRQDLSLPRLDGAQFWNGNKKEFLRVGLKHWIARLLEGRRLTLIAGNDAHGSFNRFRQIGTPHISLREEIREIFGRARTAVRIDGSWTLQSLLEALRRGRVVCTDGPMLEAEWESGSTLYRIGDEAPPLAGTLHLRLASSPVFGAFQCVQVIIGDCRTKKETRKRLKIPSGLYDHSLSLRLEKLPQAGYLRVEAVTLAKGLNYHCFANPIYLR, translated from the coding sequence ATGATCCCGATTTCCAAAGCCTTTGTCCTACTGCCCTTTCTCGGCTATGCCGAGGTCCATTATCGTCTCTTCGGCCTGCCGAGCCGCTACTTTATGCGCGAGCCGGAAATTATCGCCGATGTTCCCTTTCGTGTGCGGGCCGGTCAACCGTTACCGGTGCTGCTGATGGTAAAAGACGCCGACCGCTATCCCGTAGAGCTCATCCGGCTTGCCGTTCGCGCCGGTTTTGACGACGGACAGTCGATTTTGGTATATGATCAGGAACTGGGTCACTCAGTGCACGAACCGTTTCTCCATCGCCTCTTTTTCTGTACGCTGCCTTTGCAGCGTCGAGGCCGCGTCTACGTCGATGTGGCCATCGACTATATCGTCGAAGGGAAAAAACGGCGCTGCTTCAACGACAACTATCGCCTGACGAGCCATAACCCTTTTGTCGTCACCATCGATGAGAACGCCTGGCCCCGCCTGCCCAACTGGAAGCTGGGTGAAACCCACTGTCACAGCTATTTTTCGAACGATCAAGTAGAGTTCGGGCCGCCGTTGGCGGCTTTGCCGACAATAGCACGAGCGCTCGAGCTGGACTTTATCGCCGTAACCGACCATTCCTACGATTTGGACGACCGCGTCGATGACTATCTCCGCAATGACCCTGAGCTGCCGAAATGGCGCGAGCTGCAGAAAACCGTCGAGCGCCTTAACCGAGGCGAGCCCGAGGTATTGTTCATACCGGGAGAAGAGCTTTCGGTCGGCAACCATCGCGGCCGCAACGTCCATCTTTTGCTGTACGCCGATCCTGAATTTTATGTCGGGACCGGCGACGGCGCCGAGCGGTTTCTCCGCAACAAACCGGAATATTCTTTGCAGGAAGTATTGGATCGACTGGCTCCCCATGCCTTGGCCATCGCGGCGCACCCGCAGACCAAACCGCCGCTGCTGCAAAAGCTGCTGCTTCGTCGTGGTCATTGGAGCCGCCAAGACCTGTCGCTGCCGCGTCTCGACGGCGCCCAGTTTTGGAACGGCAATAAAAAAGAATTCCTGCGCGTGGGCCTGAAACATTGGATCGCACGGTTGCTTGAGGGCCGGAGACTGACTCTTATCGCAGGCAACGATGCTCACGGCAGTTTTAACCGCTTTCGGCAGATCGGCACTCCTCACATTTCCCTGCGGGAAGAAATTCGGGAAATATTCGGCCGAGCGCGAACGGCCGTCCGCATCGACGGGTCATGGACGCTGCAGTCACTGCTGGAGGCGCTGCGCCGCGGCCGCGTTGTCTGCACTGACGGCCCTATGCTCGAAGCGGAATGGGAAAGCGGCTCCACTCTTTACCGCATCGGCGATGAGGCGCCTCCGCTGGCCGGAACGCTGCATCTGCGGTTGGCTTCCAGTCCTGTTTTCGGCGCATTTCAATGCGTTCAGGTCATCATCGGCGACTGCCGGACAAAAAAAGAGACCCGAAAGCGGCTAAAGATACCTTCGGGTCTCTATGATCACTCTCTCTCGCTTCGCCTCGAAAAGCTTCCTCAGGCCGGGTACCTTCGGGTCGAAGCAGTTACCTTAGCAAAAGGTCTGAACTATCACTGTTTCGCCAATCCGATCTATCTGCGCTAA
- the dtd gene encoding D-aminoacyl-tRNA deacylase, which translates to MRALLQRVSRGSVVVDERVLGRIGRGLVALIGIAHQDDERVAEAMAGRIVNLRIFEDEAGKFNLSAMDIGAEILAVSQFTLYADTRRGRRPGFTDAAPPDKAQPLFDYTVECLRRSGLKVETGAFGAHMVVEIINDGPVTIMLDSQDRSL; encoded by the coding sequence ATGAGAGCGCTTTTACAGAGAGTATCACGGGGATCGGTTGTTGTTGATGAACGAGTTCTCGGCCGAATCGGCCGCGGCCTGGTGGCGCTCATCGGCATCGCTCATCAGGACGATGAGCGGGTCGCCGAAGCGATGGCCGGAAGAATTGTCAATCTGCGTATTTTTGAAGATGAAGCGGGAAAATTCAATCTCTCGGCGATGGATATCGGCGCCGAGATTTTGGCCGTTTCTCAATTTACTTTATACGCCGACACGCGGCGCGGTCGTCGTCCCGGTTTTACGGATGCCGCGCCTCCGGACAAGGCTCAGCCGCTTTTCGACTATACTGTTGAATGTCTTCGGCGCAGCGGCCTAAAAGTCGAGACCGGCGCCTTCGGCGCCCATATGGTGGTAGAAATCATTAACGACGGACCGGTTACGATTATGCTCGACAGCCAAGACCGCAGCCTATGA
- a CDS encoding DUF1080 domain-containing protein, which yields MKSIFVLTVLTFFLFCSISRQNKVVLFNGRNFDGWTLFVPGDSVDVAAVWSIRDGVVHCKGVPNGYMRTNQVYSNYKLHLEWRWVETPTNSGVLLHCQPPDQVWPNCIECQLMAGNAGDFVLIGPGRITVGDSTYENKGQFLIIKKKHESNEKPSGEWNSYDIEVRGGSISCYVNGMMQNNGVNASLNSGYIGLQSEGSPIEFRNIYLVQFE from the coding sequence ATGAAATCGATATTCGTTCTCACCGTTCTGACATTTTTCCTGTTTTGTTCGATTTCTCGTCAAAACAAAGTCGTGTTGTTTAATGGCCGGAATTTCGACGGCTGGACTCTGTTTGTGCCGGGCGACAGCGTTGACGTCGCCGCGGTTTGGTCGATCAGAGACGGAGTAGTCCATTGCAAGGGTGTACCCAACGGCTATATGCGCACCAACCAAGTCTATTCGAACTACAAGCTGCATTTGGAATGGCGTTGGGTTGAAACGCCGACCAACAGCGGCGTGCTCCTTCACTGTCAGCCGCCGGACCAGGTTTGGCCGAACTGCATCGAATGCCAGTTGATGGCCGGAAATGCCGGCGATTTTGTGCTCATTGGACCAGGCCGCATCACGGTCGGGGATTCGACCTACGAAAATAAGGGGCAGTTTTTAATCATCAAGAAAAAGCACGAAAGCAATGAAAAACCGTCCGGCGAGTGGAACAGCTACGATATCGAGGTGCGCGGCGGTTCGATCAGCTGCTATGTCAACGGGATGATGCAGAACAACGGCGTCAATGCCTCGCTGAACTCGGGCTATATCGGTCTGCAGAGCGAGGGATCGCCGATCGAGTTTCGCAATATTTATCTGGTTCAGTTTGAATAA
- the mpl gene encoding UDP-N-acetylmuramate:L-alanyl-gamma-D-glutamyl-meso-diaminopimelate ligase yields the protein MMVLQEIKRIYFLAIGGTAMGSLAALLKQKGYEVYGSDENVYPPMSDFLHEQQIPVISGFRVENLTPPPDLVIVGNVISRGNVEIEEILDRRIPYLSLPDAVREFLIRGKQSIVVTGTHGKTTTTSLLAWLFTSAGRDPGFLIGGIPKNFGRGFQLGNGKEFIIEGDEYDSAFFDKVAKFLRYMPDIGIINAVEYDHADIYASLDEIKTAFRRFVNLIPRRGMLVINGDDPNVRDVASRAFCPVVTFGMNAENDWYPAAWRCGLQGVEFSVLKKGELWGEARLGLAGTHNIRNALACIAVADACGIDKQTILAALASFSGVKRRLERLGEVHGMEVYDDFGHHPTAVKETLAALRAQHPNRRIWALYEPRSATSRRNVFQNEFVDAFQDADVILAAPVHRPDKAPADQLFSSAKLAEDLRRRGKEARYLNIDEMVAFILDHGREGDLIVTFSNGPFGGIHEKLLQRS from the coding sequence ATGATGGTGCTGCAGGAAATCAAGCGCATCTATTTTCTGGCGATCGGCGGTACGGCAATGGGTTCTTTAGCCGCTTTGCTCAAGCAGAAAGGCTATGAGGTGTACGGCTCGGATGAAAACGTCTATCCGCCGATGAGCGATTTTCTGCACGAGCAGCAAATTCCGGTCATTTCCGGCTTTCGCGTCGAGAACCTGACGCCGCCGCCTGATCTGGTCATCGTGGGCAACGTCATCTCCCGCGGTAATGTAGAGATTGAAGAGATTCTTGATCGCCGCATTCCCTATCTTTCGCTCCCCGACGCGGTGCGGGAATTTCTCATTCGCGGCAAACAGTCGATCGTCGTCACCGGCACGCACGGAAAAACCACCACGACTTCGCTGCTGGCGTGGCTGTTTACCTCGGCAGGCCGCGACCCCGGCTTTCTCATCGGCGGTATTCCCAAAAATTTTGGCCGCGGCTTTCAGCTCGGCAACGGAAAAGAGTTTATCATCGAAGGCGACGAATACGACTCGGCTTTTTTTGACAAAGTTGCAAAGTTTCTTCGCTACATGCCGGATATCGGCATCATCAACGCCGTGGAATACGATCATGCCGACATCTATGCCTCTTTGGACGAGATCAAAACGGCCTTTCGGCGGTTCGTCAATCTGATTCCGCGCCGAGGAATGTTGGTAATTAATGGGGATGATCCGAACGTGCGCGACGTCGCCTCGCGCGCTTTTTGTCCGGTGGTTACCTTTGGGATGAATGCCGAAAACGATTGGTATCCTGCAGCCTGGCGTTGCGGTCTGCAGGGGGTCGAGTTTTCGGTGCTGAAAAAAGGTGAACTATGGGGAGAGGCGCGTCTGGGTTTGGCGGGAACCCACAACATCCGCAATGCCTTGGCCTGCATTGCCGTGGCTGATGCTTGCGGCATTGACAAGCAGACGATTCTCGCCGCGTTGGCTTCTTTTTCCGGCGTCAAACGCCGTCTGGAACGGCTCGGCGAGGTGCACGGTATGGAGGTTTATGACGATTTCGGCCATCACCCGACGGCGGTAAAAGAGACGCTCGCGGCTCTCCGCGCGCAGCATCCCAATCGCCGTATATGGGCGCTGTACGAGCCGCGCTCCGCAACCAGTCGGCGCAATGTCTTTCAAAACGAGTTCGTCGACGCCTTTCAGGATGCGGATGTTATTTTGGCCGCGCCGGTGCATCGGCCGGATAAAGCTCCGGCTGATCAACTGTTTTCCAGCGCCAAGTTGGCCGAGGATTTGCGCCGACGCGGCAAAGAAGCCCGTTATTTAAACATTGATGAAATGGTTGCTTTTATTCTCGATCACGGACGCGAAGGGGATTTGATCGTCACCTTCAGCAACGGTCCGTTCGGGGGAATTCACGAAAAGCTGCTGCAACGCAGTTGA